The Tachysurus fulvidraco isolate hzauxx_2018 chromosome 4, HZAU_PFXX_2.0, whole genome shotgun sequence DNA window GAAGAAATTGTTATGCCTGATGAGCAGAAAGGCCTGGTAAAAGAGAACTATATGTGGAGTGTGCTGCTGCACAGAGGAGCCACATCTGAAGGGATCTTCCTTAATGTGCCTGCAGGCAGCTATGATCACGACCTGTTCACTATGACCTGGGGCCCGACAATCGCTGCCCTTTCCTACGTGTTTGACAAGAGCTTAGAGGAAACCATAATCCAAAAAGCCATTGCAGGTTTTAGGTACATGCTATAGAATAGAAGATGTCtcattgtaaaatgttaatCTTGAAAACTAACGAATTATGTCTTTTGATGATGATCAATCCACAATAATCGTGTTGAACTTTGTACCCTTTCCAGGAAATGTGCAATGATTGCAGCACACTATGGCTTTAGTGATGTTTTTGACAATTTAATCATCTCTCTTTGCAAGTTTACCACACTCAACAGTGAGGTAATAACAATGTACAATGTCCGTCTCAATTAGTTCTCCATTTGAGGTCATGCTGTATATGTGACGGTCTGTTTTGTGTGGCCAGTCTGTAGAAAACCTGCCCACAGTTTTTGGCAGCAACGCCAAAGCTCAGATAGCAGCAAAGACCACATTTAGCCTCGCCCATCGCCATGGTGATATCTTGCGAGAGGGTTGGAAAAACATCATGGATGCGATGCTGCAGCTCTTCAGGGCTGAGCTCTTACCCAAATCCATGGTAGaggtgagagaaagagcaagatgCGTTGTTACTCCTTTTGCTACATTTGCACAGAGTTGAAACGCAATTTCGGGGGGAAtttgaagtttgttgcttcattattaaatatccGTAATGCAGATCTCAATACGAGTATAAAAGTTTAGCTTGTTTAAAGAGtaatcatttcctgttttcttcAAAGGTCGAGGACTTTGTTGAACCTAATGGAAAGATTTCTCTACAACGTGAGGAGACCCCATCAAACAGGTCAATTTATTTGACGTCCTTATAATAGATTTTAGACAAAAAAATCCTGATTAAATTAACAATAAGGAATTTGAAGCTATGTGGGTTCATGAACATATTAAAATAAGcattattttgtttacaaaCACATCTGGAATAAAATTAACTGGGTTTTTCTCAGTACTATAAGCTACATTTGAGAAATAGTTGATAAAAAGTTAAAGCAGTTTACAGCATCAATACGCTCACTAAAGGTCGTATCTATCTCAGGGGAGAGTCGGCTGTGTTGAGCTTTGTTAATTGGCTGACACTGAGTGGGGGAGCGGAGCAGTCCGGACAGCGAGGCCCCTCTACTGAAAATCAGGAGGCCAAGCAGGCTGCTCTGCTCTGTATAAAGGTAAATGCACGTTGTACATACGAAATATCTCCCCTTCATTTGTGCTTTCTTTCTGTTATTGCTGCTGAATTCAGTTCTTGATTTTTCTTACACTTTTCTAACCGCCGTCTGACAGCATTGTGACCCTGAGAAACTGATCACAGAAAGCAAGTTTCTGCAGCTGGAATCTCTGCAAGAGCTTATGAAGGTGAGGCCAGTTTTTTCAGCAGCATTAGTCATTGTCTGTTTACAATAACTTTCTCTATCAGCATATGAAATTGAAGGATTTAATCCAGTATACTGCCCAGTTTTTTATATAGATTGATTATGTATAGGgtaatctatattttttataatagatATACCAATATGTTCCAGGCCCTCATCTCAGTGACTCCCGATGAAGAGAACTACGATGAAGAAGATGCTGCTTTCTGTCTAGAGATGCTTCTGCGCATTGTTCTAGAGAATAGGTACTATGACTTAAAATATCATGTTAATACATAGAGATGTTTTCGCGGACTGTCGTAGTTCCAAAGATTAACGTATGAATGCGTTAGTTCTTGTGATGCTATTGGGTATATTTTAAAGCATTGAAAAGAACGACTGACTTTTCTTGTGTTTGGTGACCTACAGGGACCGGGTGACGTGTGTGTGGCAGACTGTGCGTGCACGTTTATATcacctgtgtgtgcatgccaaTGAGAGCTGTTTCCTGGTGGAAAGAGCTGTAGTGGGTCTACTGAGACTTGCTATACGCTTGCTGCGCAGAGAGGACATCAGCTCACAGGTATGTCCAATCGCttttaattttcaaaaaaaatcaagtgtacctttttatttttctcatacaATTGTATAGAAAATATTTGACATCAagtctcacatacacaccctaGACAACACATGATCATTCAGAAACAGCAGGGACATGCATGAAACTTGGTGACATTAGTTACTTGTTGTTGAAAGCGTACAAAGACGCCGCCGGACTAACTATATAGTGAATTTAGAGCCAAGTGTGAAACATGATTTTCCCCTTGCTTTACTCCTTGCACAGGTGCTGCTCTCTTTGCGCTTGCTCCTGATGATGAAGCCTCATGTGTTGTCCAGAGTAAGTCGAGAGGTTGCTTATGGTCTCCATGAGCTTCTCAAAACCAATGCTGCCAACATCCACTGCACTGAGGATTGGTACACACTTTTTACGCTGTTGGAGTGCATCGGTGCCGGAATCAAACCTCCGGCTGCACTGCAGATCACCAGCAGCAGCCCTGACAGTGACACAGGTAAAAGAGTATGTCTGAAAGATATGACGTGCATCCGACACCCCTGACTGTGAAATGGTGTTGTGATAACTGAAATTTAAATTCACGGGTTCTCTAGGTGCTCAGTCTGATAGTGAAGTGAGCTCATACCACCAGAGCGAAGTGACTTTGGATCGAGGTTATACCTCTGACTCTGAGGTCTACACTGAACATAGCAAGCCCAGAATGCCGCGCTCTACAACTGAAGTTGAAGTGGGATGGTTAGTGGTGAGTATAGAAAAACTCTACCCTCGTCTTTTCCTGCATACATTTAACATTACATCTGCTGTAGATCTCTTTTTCAGTTttgtattgtaatttttttgtacaGTAGAACATCATGCACTCTTATGAGAATTCTTTAATGTGTAACCCTTCAACTCTTTCAGATATCACACAGTCGTGACATCTAAAGTGCTTGCTGTACACTTTATatgtagtttttaaaaataaatgatgctTTAAGGCTGGGTGCAATGGGGAAATTAGAGGCATTGTTATGAAATTGAGTGAGAATTCAGAAATTATGATTGTATATTAAGGAGTGTAGCAGTAGCCGGGAAACGAAATATGTCAGCAGTGTAGTGATAAAGACGTGTCATATCATTAGAGCATGGTTCTCAAGCATTTGCAATTTgatactcctttttttttttaacataaccAAGCACTAAATGTTAAGATTCATGGCTACATAAGTCATTATTTAATGCTATGAATACACTTGCAAATTTTAGCTAAAACTAGATCTGTGTGAGATACAGCTCTCCTGAGGCATGGGAAGGAAGGGCTTCTCATTATTCCGCTCACTGTTTACTATGAGCTCATCAGATGTGATATTGGAACAATTGCAATAATGAGCGAGTATTAGTTTACTAACACCTAGGACTTGGATGTTCCCCAAAATGGCAGCTTTTGCCTCCAAATTCTTCACATGTTCatgcttatacagtatatctgtgaGCAGACTTTTTCCATAACACTTTAACAAGTCTAAACTGTACTCTGGACTCACACCTGGACATCTAAATgacattataaaaatgtaaaagcttTAAAAGCAGAACGGATTTAAAAGCACAATGTGTTTCATGACTTCAAGTTCTTATGAATTTTAGGTAATTCATTACAAATGCAATCTTTAGTATTTTCTTCACATAGCTAACAGGCTATAGTGACTACTAATGTTGGGAAAATAGTTGATGTTCCTATGCGGAGTAAAACAAATGGTTGTGAGATTATTTGTATACGTTTTTCATTTAATAGAAGTGTTCTAGTTTTAATTTTGTAAACGATATAGTATTGTACagataatataaatgtaattttcagCACACTCAGGCTTAACATAGTCATTCAACATGCTAAAGGTTAAattaacatttctatttttgGTCCGGCCGTCAATCTTAAATGAGTTTGACACTCTTCATCTGAGGAGACAACGTGAATTCATGTCATCTGCACTTAATGTACtatgtctttgtgttttttgtaagGTTGGTAAGGATGACCTGGAGAGCAGTAGGGCACCACATGTTCCAGCTCAGTCTCCTCTTATAAACCAGTACAGTTTAACATTGGGTCAGGACATGGGCCTGCATGATACCAAGTCCCTCATCAAGTGTGTGGAGTCACTCTCTTTTATCGTACGTGATGCTGCACATGTCACACCTGAGAACTTTGAGCTTTGTGTGAAAGCCATTCGAGTATTTGTGGAAGCCAGTCTTAATGGAGGTTAGTGAATTTAAGTACACACCTGTTCTTTTTGGCTCACTTATCACATCCATGCTTTCTATTTAGAAACAAGACATAGATATCGAAACaacaaaaagtattttatttacgTCAACTCCTTTATTAAACCACACTTTGAGTCTCACTAAAATATGTTGCTTCAGGGGATTTGGTGCCCTCGCTTTAGAGAAACCGTAGTGGAAATAGCaaaacgaaataaaaaaaacaaaactagtgCTGTCTTACTTTGAACTGACATCATAATTCTGTTTCCTTGGGTTTGCACTTAATCAAACCACTATAGCAAGCCTTATGTGTGTAGACCGACTCCTTTTCAGACCTCGTATGTGCAGATTGACTCCTTTGGGATTAAAGAAGACTTTGTGTGGGCTGGTTCTATAGCACTGTAATTGGATGTGTCAGTGCCTGGAAGCTTTTTGGTTGGGTATCTTAAGCTGTGCTCTAAGGGTGAGTCATTTAACTCGGGGCAATCGAACTGCGTGACTTATATACCCTTGCTCTGTTTTATCCCTCAGTTTTTCAATCCAGCTATTTTCAGTAGGCTTAGTTAAGACATTCAGCACTTTTGGCTCTGTGATTAGACATGGGCTTCTTATTCATCAGAGCACTCCATGCACTTTCGTAGATACCTGCTGTCAACAGGGCTTACGAACTCACTCTGAAAGCAGCTCGATCAAAGAGCGTAGTCCCAACATGTAAAAAGCTAATGGAAATCGTGCTGTAAACATGCAGTATAGTTCTTTGTTTTCTGTACATcaagaaacaggaaaaaaaatattttgatatgTTTCCAAGGGAAACTATTTTGTTACTGAAATGCACCGATGGTGAAAGATAAAAGATGAGGTTACTGTTATGTCAAATGATTGAAAAGGCAGGAAAGACTGGTAGACAAGTTGACAAAATGAGGTTTAACTCTGTtaactttttttgtttcactGCATTCCTGTGGCTTAAACAGGTTATCGCAcccatgagaaaaaaaagagccaCAAATATGACTCAAAAGCTAGTCGGTTACGGAGGAAGCCACGAGAGAAAGACGGTATGTCCCTACGAGCCAAACCCACCAGTCAGCGGCCCTCCCGTTCCTACAGTGAcgatgaggaggatgaggggGTGCCAGCCAGCTACCATACGGTGTCTTTACAGGTTAGTGAGGACGTAAGTACCGCAGCCCTTTCCCTACTACCTTTGCTGTGTACATGCCTGCTGCCGTAGTGTTGTGTGATGGTGAGGTCCTTTGGGGTAGGAgtattgctttgtttttctttttctattgcAGCTGAAATTACTGGGTACAATAATTGGTGATAACTGCTGTACATTTTATATCGAATGGCTAATCTAAATCCAAAGGTAATTAATTACCCTGTTTaataaatcacagaaaaataatacatacattaCAACTCATTCAGACCTCTTCACCACCCAGATTTCCTTTGGAATATAAGGCTGCTGCTTATTTCTGTCCCTGCCTGTATTCCTGTATTCCACACTGTTGACTGCAGCTCATTCACCCACTTAGATAAAACAAGATGCATGTTAATCAACTTAGCAGATATCGGTATATTTTTCAGTTTGCTATGTCCTAGAGGGGAATTTGTCATGTAATATTGATGGTAAAGGCAAGTGCATTAGTTCTTAATACTTAATTAATGGTGCTTTTCCACTCTAGTTGTTAGATCTGATGCATACGCTGCACACGAGGGCAGCCAGTATCTATAGCTCATGGGCAGAAGAACAGCGCCATCTGGAGGCAAGTGAAAAGAAGATTGAAGCTGACTCTCAGACGCTGTGGTCAAGCTGCTGGTGTCCTTTGCTTCAAGGTCAGGTTTACAGCAGTCTTACAAAATAAAGATCTCTCACTTTCTTGAGCTGTATTATGAAGCTCCCACGCCATGAGTCACACATCAAGTTTTTCTTGTAGTAGATTGTGTTGTCGTTTCCCTATTCAATACTCATGCCACtttatttctctcattttgTCACATCAGACTGAGAAAGATTTAAATATCAACAGAAAACCCTTAAAGTATGCATGATCTGTAATTCTTTAAGCCATtagaattcatttaaaacattgtATAAGAAGTCATTACTTTTTTTatactaaatattaaaatggAATAGAAGCATTGCTATACCTTGCCCCATGCCCTAAAAAACTGTCAAGCATGTGCTTTCTTCTCCAGTTACCTAATCATGGTGTAGTTATATTCAGATTAGAGGGTTCAGAGCTGTGGAGCCTAATTTGCGATCACAAACTGAGATCATACAGAATTTTTCATTTGGATTTTTAAAGCAATGTTGatagattaattaataaaatgcagttgatacattaatatattacgtttatattaatacagCCACAAAGCAGTGAATCAGCTATCTGAGTGAAGAACATTTAAGAAGCACATTTCTGAGTTTGTGGGTATTTTACTGCCAATAACGTATGTGTCAGCCTGCAGAATAGAGCACTGACTGATATAACCCCTGCAGGTATGGCCTGGCTGTGCTGTGATGCTCGGAGACAGGTTCGGACGCACGCTCTCACTTACCTCCAGAGGGCGCTACTTGTACATGATCTGCAAACACTGGATGCTGTGGAGTGGGAATCCTGTTTCAACAAGGTGAGACAATCTCATGTGACACAGTAGTTAAATACAAGTCAAACACCAATTTATGCTGATTCAGAGCTTAACCCCTTTTATGTCAGGTCCTGTTTCCGCTGCTGACTAAGCTCTTAGACAATATCAGCCCAGCAGATGTTGGGGGCATGGAAGAGACCAGGATGAGGGCCTGCACACTGCTCTCTAAGGTCTGATAGATTTAGTATTTTgtgaactgtaaataaaaaaagtgaatttGATGATTCAAATCTGCTTTAAAGTGTTCAATGACCCTTGGTGCACTGGCCTCCTCAGGTGTTCCTCCAGCATCTCTCGCCACTTCTTTCTCTCCCCACATTTGCTGCACTCTGGCTTACCATCCTTGATTTCATGGACAAATACATGCATGCTGGCTCCAGTGACCTCCTGGTGAGACACGGCCACAGTAATATTCATAGTTTCTGACGTTGTATTGTGCACAATAAAGCAAGCAAGTACCAACAAAGGCACAGTTTTGTGGTGCACTGTACgcgttttaattttaaatacagTACCTGTGAGGTAAAAGCATAGGGTTAATTTCAGCTATACTATGTTTTTAGGCAAaaagttttctcttttttataaagaaggaaaaaggaaGTAATGTATGCATTACTTTGTTACATAGTCTGCACTGTATCATGTTCTGTTCCTTTGCCACAGTACCTATTAGTAGCCATTTACTTTTAGATTTCATTATCTGgcattatttaatgtattatttaacacGAGTGAACATTACATaagttgatttgtttttttaataataagccAAATAATCAATATCTTCATATTGTCCACCGTTGACATAAATAAAATGCcgtaattccttttttttttttttgctttgagtTGGAGGCGATCCCTGAGTCTTTGAAGAACATGCTTTTGGTAATGGACACAGCTGGGATCTTCCACAGTGCAGACTCGCGTACAGGCTACTCTGATCTGTGGGAAATTACATGGGAGAGGATTGACTGCTTCCTGCCACACCTTCGAGAGGagctttttaaacaaacagtCATGCCAGGTATCACAATGCAGAGATTTAATGTTTCACATCACAGTCTGTAATAAACCCTGTCTTTAGAGTGCTTATGTTTTCAGGTTCTCAGTGATTCTCTGTGTATTTCTTCCTGTAATAGTCACTCTTTAATTATCACTGTACCCTGACTGTGTGCAGAACCTGTCCTTAGTGTTCCTGTAGAACCTGCTCCTGCTTCTGTTCCCacttctccctctcctcctgTGCCATCCCCTGCAGCAGTGCCATCTGCCCCCACAGAGCCAAAGACCCCCAGCAGACCTGCATCTCCTCAGGAGATACAAACACCCAGTGCCAACGGTGAGCCTGGAACAATGCTTGCTGCTTTACATACAGAACCCACCATGCATGTTAcactgaatgaatataatatcgTGCTTACAAGCGTGCataaaatcttttctttctaaCCGATACAGGACATGATAGATCATCTCCAGTGCCCCCCTCCACTCCTCCAATGCCCACTCCAGTTAAGATGTCATCTGACTCCCCGCCCACTCTTGCTCAGTCTCCTCTAATACTGCAGCCCCTGGCCTCTCCACTGCAGGTGGGCGTGCCCCCTATGACACTACCAATCATTCTAAATCCCGCCCTCATTGAAGCCACATCACCTGTACCCCTGCTTTCTGCACCTCGTCCAACTGACCCTACTGAGACATCAGAGGTCAAATAGAGCATGCAAGATTGTCCTTGAACATCTAGAAGAGGACACTGGAGACCCTCTCATGCTGCTGTCCTCTCTCCGCATTAACATGCTTCGACTTGCCGCACAATCAGCACAAACgaatacatttacataaggCCAGGACCTGAAAAGAGTGATGGCgagctagagagagagggagagagtacAATTGACTCCTTGCTCCTTATTTTCCCAAAATACCCATTTCCACACTAAGGTATATTACACACAGTGCTGTTGCTCATGCAAGCCTTCATTAAACCAGTTTGcacaaatatttattcagattaGCAATGTACAACTGGAACATGAAGGACATCCCTATAGTGATGGGACCAGGTATGACACTGATTCAGGTTTATATTTCTACCCGTTTGTGCAGATTTAATATATTGAAGCTACAGTGTCTTACACCcctccacacacccacaccacaacAATTATTAGAACAGATAGATCACTATATTATCTGGATTAGTTTCAACATTATCTTTACTGAATAGCGTTTTATTTCTGGGGTGTAAGGACTGCAAGAAAATAGAACCATCAAAATGGATCTAGCACTAACTGTCAACGCCACTCAATATAATTTAAACTGTATAGtaacattaaacaaatataatttatgtaaacACATTTGCTTTCTTAGGCTTTTACGTAGTTATTTTGTGTTCTACATTGACCGTGATAATTTCGGAAATGTCCTGCATTTCATCATTTGAAAATATCTGTCAATATGTAGTCTTTTTGATGAGATGTAACCCAAAGACAAAGGAGATCCATTTATTCAGTGAACACCACAAGTTGAACATTCCAGGTTTGGCAAGTCAGTCGGAGGTGGTGTAAATGGGTGAATGTGCTGTCCATGGAAATCTGCATGCcaggttttattttgtttttagtcCTGATGGGTCTTAATGAGTTTTGGGGTCATGTTGTGTTACTGTTTCTGATGATGGTGTAATTAGtttaaaaatcacatttcttcaaaaatatatacaaagacAATTCTTCAGAATGGATATATACTACAAGACTAGAAAAAagtctgttttgtttaataaatcagttATACCTACAAGAGCTCTGTATTATTGTACCTATTTTTCCCAAAATATGTGTAGAGAAGACTAGTTTTTGCTCCAGGACttctggattattattattattattttattttattttatttttttttttgctaatgggGTTCATATCAAAtgcagagaaacacaaagtgGTGCCCAGTTATGAAAATAGAACATGTTGGAGTAATGAAGACCATGTCTTTTGCTGCTAAAGTTCAGAATCATTCAGAAATCAGTTGCTTTAACTTTGGAAACTGGGATGCCACTGCCTTGTGACAGAAAATGAGTCATCACCTAAAATTATGATGGACTTTTAATTCTCTAGTCAACAGGAATAACATacaaatgtgtatatattaataaaatgtactttttacaATCTAATAAATATATGACAAATTAAGTAACTTGTATCGTAATTCTATATTGGAAGGTTCACATAATTAAACTCAGAAAATGAAAACAGCTAATTACATGCAAACTTCAGAAAGCAATGCATTCTCTTATCTTCTCTCTATTCAGAGGACTGACTTTTCCTGGTTGTGTTGTAGCCGTGCTTTTGTCTCAGGAATTTTGCATACGTGTTGTTGAACATAATTATCTAATTAGTATTTTTTATGAAAGAAAccgtatataatgtatatggtACAATATATGATGGTGTAATGAACTGCAATATAACCCTCTTTTTGAAGACATGAGCCTTGATATACAGTGTAAAAcatctgttttatttcaaatcaaaatGACAAACACATTTTTCCCTTAATAAACTAACTGTATCAGAAACTACACAGGACCTCTAGCTGAAAAACAGTGATTAAAATCTTTATACAACAAGGAATGTTAAAACAAGCTCAGTCTAAGAACAAAAATGGAACAAATGATCTTGGCCTACTCTAAATGAGTGTCATGAAGGTAACAGTGTAACATAAACGCATATAGTACGTCACTCACAAATACCCTTGTTATATACCTTCCAAATTTGTTCTGATATCCAAATAACTACAGCATCTTTAGTCAAACAGCACGTCAGCTGGAAAACGAGCCGAAATTCTGCTGTTAGCCTGGATGCTAACATCCGTCAGTTCagttttccataaaaaaaatgGCCTACACAGAACTCACCAGATAAAACAGACTAGCATCCGAGCTATGCAAACTACCAACAAAAAAAC harbors:
- the gbf1 gene encoding Golgi-specific brefeldin A-resistance guanine nucleotide exchange factor 1 isoform X4, which translates into the protein MVDKNIYIIQGEIGTVVGAIKRNSRWSTHTTLDEEQDPLLSSFSHLKETLNNIKDLSEVEPNVFLRPFLEVVRSEDTTGPITGLALTSVNKFLSYGLIDANHEAAADGIENMADAVTHARFVGTDPASDEVVLMKILQVLRTLLLTPVGAHLTNESVCEIMQSCFRICFEMRLSELLRKSAEHTLVDMVQLLFSRLPQFKEEAKSFVGANMKKAYNILWKNKRVQLKMRAGGINESSKWKKQKRSPRSSRHMIRSPSGQMDQAQLSTLSNNISGGVPFIEQHVDGDSAASSISSPTADSGLANCSKATSKEDLTDLESCSTATTPSTAASTDALMLDTQCEGRQVERTQSASVESIPEVLEDRDSLVDQSDSASVHDMDYVNPRGVRFTQSTQREGAALIPYGLPCLRELFRFLISLTNPHDRHNSDVMKHMGLQLLNVALEATHIAPYQSLLVLVKDELCRHLIQLLNEDRMNLYAASIRVCFLLFESMRGHLKFQLEIYLKKLMDIITSENPKMPYEMKEMALEAIVHLWRIPSFVTELYINYDCDFYCSNLFEDLTKLLSKNAFPVSGQLYTTHLLSLEALLTVIDSTEAHCQAKVMNRAAEQELSETLTAEGEASIDSTKDAVKEAGKALLGPNGQTALESGMPSICPPTSGHLMAEKLRLGRQDQEETDSAEKKSPKKPHRFSSCLPDSQELLNIRNKKKLLITGTEQFNQKPKNGIQFLQDKGLLSSPTDTNAVAQWLRDNPRLDKKMIGEYISERNNMDLLDSFVRTFTFQGLRIDEALRLYLEAFRLSGEAPVIHRLLETFTDNWHKVNGNPFLSNDAGFALAYAVIMLNTDQHNHNVRKQNIPMTIEQFRKNLKGMNGGQDFDQDMLEDIYNAIKNEEIVMPDEQKGLVKENYMWSVLLHRGATSEGIFLNVPAGSYDHDLFTMTWGPTIAALSYVFDKSLEETIIQKAIAGFRKCAMIAAHYGFSDVFDNLIISLCKFTTLNSESVENLPTVFGSNAKAQIAAKTTFSLAHRHGDILREGWKNIMDAMLQLFRAELLPKSMVEVEDFVEPNGKISLQREETPSNRGESAVLSFVNWLTLSGGAEQSGQRGPSTENQEAKQAALLCIKHCDPEKLITESKFLQLESLQELMKALISVTPDEENYDEEDAAFCLEMLLRIVLENRDRVTCVWQTVRARLYHLCVHANESCFLVERAVVGLLRLAIRLLRREDISSQVLLSLRLLLMMKPHVLSRVSREVAYGLHELLKTNAANIHCTEDWYTLFTLLECIGAGIKPPAALQITSSSPDSDTGAQSDSEVSSYHQSEVTLDRGYTSDSEVYTEHSKPRMPRSTTEVEVGWLVVGKDDLESSRAPHVPAQSPLINQYSLTLGQDMGLHDTKSLIKCVESLSFIVRDAAHVTPENFELCVKAIRVFVEASLNGGYRTHEKKKSHKYDSKASRLRRKPREKDGMSLRAKPTSQRPSRSYSDDEEDEGVPASYHTVSLQVSEDLLDLMHTLHTRAASIYSSWAEEQRHLEASEKKIEADSQTLWSSCWCPLLQGMAWLCCDARRQVRTHALTYLQRALLVHDLQTLDAVEWESCFNKVLFPLLTKLLDNISPADVGGMEETRMRACTLLSKVFLQHLSPLLSLPTFAALWLTILDFMDKYMHAGSSDLLLEAIPESLKNMLLVMDTAGIFHSADSRTGYSDLWEITWERIDCFLPHLREELFKQTVMPEPVLSVPVEPAPASVPTSPSPPVPSPAAVPSAPTEPKTPSRPASPQEIQTPSANGHDRSSPVPPSTPPMPTPVKMSSDSPPTLAQSPLILQPLASPLQVGVPPMTLPIILNPALIEATSPVPLLSAPRPTDPTETSEVK
- the gbf1 gene encoding Golgi-specific brefeldin A-resistance guanine nucleotide exchange factor 1 isoform X6, with the translated sequence MLQKPTLKIAMVDKNIYIIQGEIGTVVGAIKRNSRWSTHTTLDEEQDPLLSSFSHLKETLNNIKDLSEVEPNVFLRPFLEVVRSEDTTGPITGLALTSVNKFLSYGLIDANHEAAADGIENMADAVTHARFVGTDPASDEVVLMKILQVLRTLLLTPVGAHLTNESVCEIMQSCFRICFEMRLSELLRKSAEHTLVDMVQLLFSRLPQFKEEAKSFVGANMKKLKMRAGGINESSKWKKQKRSPRSSRHMIRSPSGQMDQAQLSTLSNNISGGVPFIEQHVDGDSAASSISSPTADSGLANCSKATSKEDLTDLESCSTATTPSTAASTDALMLDTQCEGRQVERTQSASVESIPEVLEDRDSLVDQSDSASVHDMDYVNPRGVRFTQSTQREGAALIPYGLPCLRELFRFLISLTNPHDRHNSDVMKHMGLQLLNVALEATHIAPYQSLLVLVKDELCRHLIQLLNEDRMNLYAASIRVCFLLFESMRGHLKFQLEIYLKKLMDIITSENPKMPYEMKEMALEAIVHLWRIPSFVTELYINYDCDFYCSNLFEDLTKLLSKNAFPVSGQLYTTHLLSLEALLTVIDSTEAHCQAKVMNRAAEQELSETLTAEGEASIDSTKDAVKEAGKALLGPNGQTALESGMPSICPPTSGHLMAEKLRLGRQDQEETDSAEKKSPKKPHRFSSCLPDSQELLNIRNKKKLLITGTEQFNQKPKNGIQFLQDKGLLSSPTDTNAVAQWLRDNPRLDKKMIGEYISERNNMDLLDSFVRTFTFQGLRIDEALRLYLEAFRLSGEAPVIHRLLETFTDNWHKVNGNPFLSNDAGFALAYAVIMLNTDQHNHNVRKQNIPMTIEQFRKNLKGMNGGQDFDQDMLEDIYNAIKNEEIVMPDEQKGLVKENYMWSVLLHRGATSEGIFLNVPAGSYDHDLFTMTWGPTIAALSYVFDKSLEETIIQKAIAGFRKCAMIAAHYGFSDVFDNLIISLCKFTTLNSESVENLPTVFGSNAKAQIAAKTTFSLAHRHGDILREGWKNIMDAMLQLFRAELLPKSMVEVEDFVEPNGKISLQREETPSNRGESAVLSFVNWLTLSGGAEQSGQRGPSTENQEAKQAALLCIKHCDPEKLITESKFLQLESLQELMKALISVTPDEENYDEEDAAFCLEMLLRIVLENRDRVTCVWQTVRARLYHLCVHANESCFLVERAVVGLLRLAIRLLRREDISSQVLLSLRLLLMMKPHVLSRVSREVAYGLHELLKTNAANIHCTEDWYTLFTLLECIGAGIKPPAALQITSSSPDSDTGAQSDSEVSSYHQSEVTLDRGYTSDSEVYTEHSKPRMPRSTTEVEVGWLVVGKDDLESSRAPHVPAQSPLINQYSLTLGQDMGLHDTKSLIKCVESLSFIVRDAAHVTPENFELCVKAIRVFVEASLNGGYRTHEKKKSHKYDSKASRLRRKPREKDGMSLRAKPTSQRPSRSYSDDEEDEGVPASYHTVSLQLLDLMHTLHTRAASIYSSWAEEQRHLEASEKKIEADSQTLWSSCWCPLLQGMAWLCCDARRQVRTHALTYLQRALLVHDLQTLDAVEWESCFNKVLFPLLTKLLDNISPADVGGMEETRMRACTLLSKVFLQHLSPLLSLPTFAALWLTILDFMDKYMHAGSSDLLLEAIPESLKNMLLVMDTAGIFHSADSRTGYSDLWEITWERIDCFLPHLREELFKQTVMPEPVLSVPVEPAPASVPTSPSPPVPSPAAVPSAPTEPKTPSRPASPQEIQTPSANGHDRSSPVPPSTPPMPTPVKMSSDSPPTLAQSPLILQPLASPLQVGVPPMTLPIILNPALIEATSPVPLLSAPRPTDPTETSEVK